From the genome of uncultured Methanobacterium sp.:
TGAATTTTGTACTGGATAATGATATTCCACAGGCCCCTCCAATCCGACCTTCAGCATCCTGTAAGAGCGTAGTGATCATGACTTCATCTACAGTCTGAATATCCTGCCGGATAATTTCCTCTTTAAGGGCAGTCATCATCTCATGACCGGTACGATCCCCCTGGAAACAGGTCCGACGATAGGTCTGTCCCCCAAATGGACGCTGGTTTAGTTTTCCAGATTCCTGCCTGTCAAAAAGGGCACCGTAACGTTCCAGTTCTGTGAGTCTTTCTGGTGCTTCTTCCACCAGTATACGTGCCAGTTCAGGGTCGTTGAGGTGGCCCCCTCCTTTGAGTGTGTCCTCCAGGTGGGCCTGGGTGCTGTCATCAGCATCCACATAGGCAAAGGCAGCATTGTAACCCCCCTCTGCCAGGGTGGTGCACCCTGATTTGAATGATAATCCTTTAGATACTATAATTACATCTAAACCATGCTTTTTGGCCTCTATGGCTGCTCTTGATCCGGCTCCTCCGGATCCAATGACCAGTACATCAGCCTGGTAAGTCTCCCTTTCCATGGTATAAAATTGAACATGGTTTTATTTAAGTTTTTTAAGTAGGGTGGAGAGAAGTTTAAGGGTATGAACAAATATAAAAATATGGTAAAACAATTCAATATTATCTTTAACCTATAGGAGGATGTGCAGTGAAGAAAAAGGAGATATTAAAACTGGCAAAAAGGGATTTTGAAAAGGCCTGGGTGGAAACAGGTAAAAGCTTGAAAAATCCCCACCATGATGATGAGTATCCCCGCCTGCACTTCCAGCCAGGTAGAACCCATCCACTTTCAGACACAATGGCGCAGCTCAGACAGGCCTATTTACTCCTTGGATTTGAGGAAACGCTCAATCCCCTGTTTATAGAGGAAGAACATGTTTACCGCCAGTTTGGACCAGAAGCTCCTGCAGTTCTGGACCGTTGCTTCTACCTGGCAGGACTTCCCCGACCAGATATAGGGATCAGCATGGAAAAAATTGCCCAGATTGAGAGCATGGGTGTTTCACTTGACGAGGATAAAATCAATGGCCTTAAAGAGGTTTTCAGAAGTTATAAAAAGGGTAATACCAGTGGTGATGACCTGGTGCACGATGTATCCAGTGCCCTGGAAGTGCTTGATGAAACCGGGCTGCGGGTTATGGAGAGAGTATTCCCTGAACTTAAAGAATTAACCCCCATCTCCAGTAAAACCACTTTACGTTCACATATGACATCCGGGTGGTTCATAACCCTGGAATCTTTACACCAAAACAGCCAATTACCTGTTAAGTTATTTTCCATTGACCGCTGCTTCCGTCGGGAGCAAAGGGAGGATGCAAGTCACCTTATGACTTATCATTCTGCTTCGTGTGTATGGATGGATGATGAGGTTTCCCTGGATCTGGGAATGGCAGTTTCTGAGAGCTTGTTGGAGTACTTCGGTTTTCAGAAGTTCAAATTCTTACCTGATGAGAAAAAATCCAAATACTACATACCCGGAACCCAGACCGAGGTTTATGGATACCATCCTAAACTGAAAGAATGGGTGGAAGTGGCCACTTTTGGTTTGTATTCCCCCATTGCTCTGGCCAAGTATGGTATTGACCAGGAAGTGATGAATCTGGGTGTGGGTGCTGAGAGAATTGCCATGATCTTGGGTGGTCACGAAGATATCCGGGAGATGGTTTATCCCCATACCTATGGTAAGTGGAGCCTCAGTGACCGGGAAATAGCATCAATGCTCCGCATGAACCTGTACCCGGTAACTGATGACGGAAGAAAGTTGATGGACTCCATAATCAACACCGCCATAGAACACGGCGAAACCAATTCACCATGTGAGTTTACCTCCTTCCAAGGCGAATTTATGGGTAAAGACCTTGAAGTTAAAATTGTAGAACCCGAAGCAGGAACCAAACTACTGGGACCAGCCAGCTGGAATCGTGTGCATGTTTACGATGGAAATATCGTTGGTGTGCCCCAACCAGCAAAGATAGAACGTTTCCAGTCACCAGGAGATGTTGCTGATGATATTATGGGAAACCTGGGAAAAGAGGTAATGGATGATCTGGCGATTCAGGCCATGAAAAAGGGTATTCCCACTGGTATCAGTTACATGGCTGGTGTGGCAGCACAGGCCGCGTATCACATGGAAGAGATGATGGTAAGTGGAGAGGAACAAATTAAGTTACGCACAACCATAGCCAAATCACCCTCTGACATCAACCTTAAACTGGATGAACTGGCCATGCGTTACATAAACAGCAGAAACAAGGTTATAGACATCAGGGGACCTATATTTTGTACTATAACCGGAGAAATTAAGGAATGAACCATAACCATAGGGTGGCAAAACAATTACTTGATGAAAGGTATATAAACGTAGCCGCCCAAAAACACCACACCAGTGATGAATTTCAACTGATAAAAGTAAACAACCATACAATAGGCGCCTTTTTTAAGGGAAAATATGTGAGTGTTGGACATGAAATATCCTTAAAAACTGCATTAAATATTGTAGAAAAGCTCAGCGTTTTTAATACCCCTTAACCCATTAGACAGACCCATATACTGGCAACAGAAACTTTTAAAAATTTATTAAAGGGTACTGAATTAATGGTAATTAAGATCAACGTATAAATAATTGAAGGATGGAATATGGAAATTAAAGGCAAAATCATCTCAGGAACCCACAAAGGCAGCTATTTCATGTCTTTAGAAGCCTATCAAGAAGAATTCGGGAAAAAACTTAAATTTAAACCATTTCCCGGTACCCTTAATCTGCAAATCTCTAAAGAAAACAGGGTTCTTATCCAGGATATGTGTGATAAGGTTGGGATCATCAAGGGGACTGGTAATTATGGAGATGTTAAATTCCTCCCAGCAAAACTCAATGGAACAGTGAATGGAGCTATCTTATTCCCATTTAAGACCCAACACCCCTCAGAAATTCTGGAATTCGTCGCCGAGGAAAATCTTCGAATCACACTTAAACTTAAAGATGGAGATGAAGCTATCTTAACAATAGATTAAAGATTAACCTTTATTTTTTAATAAAAGACTTAACTAAAAATACTTAAGTTAACTTAGATAAGTGGAAGGTCTGGATTAATTGGAAAGTGTAACCTACAAAAACTTGTTTACTAAACTACTAAAAAAAATCTTTAAAAAAATCTAATCAGTGATCATATGATACAAAAAGCCATAGAATCATTTAAAAAGGGAGAAATAGTTTTAATATTTGACAGTGACAACAGGGAGAGGGAAACCGATATGATCATGGCTGCGGAGTTTATGACACCCCAGCACATGACTACCATTAGAAATGATGCGGGTGGTCTTTTCTGCGTCCCAATCTCATCTGAAATCTCCGATAATTTGGGAATTCCTTTCATGACTGATTTGATGGATGCTGCCAGTGATGAATATCCGGTTCTAGCTGAATTAACACCCAATGACATACCATACGATGAAAAATCAGCATTCTCCATAACTGTGAACCACAGGAAAACATTCACCGGTATCACCGATAACGACCGGGCCTGCACCATCAAAGAACTGGGACTACTGTGTAAAAATGGAAACTTCCAGGATTTCGGTAAATACTTCCGTGCCCCAGGACACGTAACCCTACTTAGATCCACTAAAGACCATGTTTTAAAAAGAAGAGGTCATACTGAAATGAGCATTGCCCTGGCGGAAATGGCCGGAATAACACCGGTAGCAGTCTGCTGTGAAATGATGGATGATGAAACTGGCGGTTCAATGAATACCGACAAAGTGGGCGAGTATGCCAAAAAGAATGATCTGGTGTTTTTAAGTGGAGCAGAGTTAATAGAAGCTTACCATGAGTTTAAGGGTATTTAAACTTAGAGTATTAAGCTTTTACTTCTTTTTTAGACCCATTTCCTTTTCCATTTCCTTTTAATTTTCCAATTTTCTATCCAAAATACAGTACATAAATCCAAAAAAGAATATTAAATCCAGAATATAATATTTATCCAAAATAGAATATTTAAGATAAATAAATATCTAAAATGTCATCGTAAGATGAATAACCCGTAAATTTTGGTTTTTGAGCCATTTCCAGGATTTCATCCACATCAAGGTGTTTTTCAACAGTTTCCATGGCCTTCAAGCAGAATTCTTCCAGTTTCAGTTCCACTTCAGGAGTTCCACCCCGTGCTGCCAGCTGGGCTTTGGGAACACTGCCCACCCAGTCCAGTCCGGTGGTTTTTTTAATATAATTTGATGCATTTTCTGCTATTTTATCATGGTAGACCTTGTTTAGGATAGCACCGCTGGTTTTTATACCCATTTTCTGCAGCATTTGAATGTGTGAAACCAGATCAAGTGCTGCCGTTTCAATACCCCCCTTGTTACATCCTGATACCATGATGGTGGGTATGTTACCCGCCTTGGCTATTTCTGCTGCTGAGAAGGGTGTTTTTTCATTTAACAAACCTGTGAAAACACTCATCACTCCCTCAATCAGGATCAGGTCGTATAGTTGGCCTTTTAATCCATTAATTATTTCTTCTAAGTCCTTCCAGCCAAGACCACCTATTTTGATGGATGAGAAATTCACCATGGGTTCTTTGTTCAGGTACAAAGCTGGTACCAGATCCCTGGTATCCGGGCCAACCTTTAAAACTCCCACCCTGCATCCTTTCCTCCTAAGAGCCCCCACCATACCAGTGGTGAGGAATGTTTTTCCAGAATCAGAGCCAGTGCTGACTATCATGAGAAATGGAGGCAATTCATCTGCTTCTTGATTATTAGGGGAGATTTTACCGTAAACACCCTTCGTATCAGAAGGTAGGCGATAATCTGCGTAAATATCAAATCCAATCCCTATTTCACCCTTAATCTTCTTCAAGAGCTCCTGGTTGGCCAGATGGATCTGGTGGGTCTCTTCTTCATCGGCATCCAGGTACTGGAGAATGTTGCCGGTTAGAGATGGATTTTCATCAAGAGAACCATGAATCATGGTCCCCACCACATTACCCTCATCATTACGCACCCCGGCCAGTATTTTACGAGGATTATCCGCATAATCAGTTCTTTTAACCTGTGAGAAGAGTACAGGATGTGCATCCCCCCTTATATCACCATAGGTGTGGCAGTGGAAACCGGTGATTGTTTGACCCACCATTCCAGAGGTGAGGAAAGATTCATCGGCTATTTCAGCTTGAACCCTGTCCGTTCCAATGAGGGGGTGGAATGTGACATCCAGTATTCCCAGTCCCTCACGTTCCACTGGACAGGGAGATTTACGACCAATATCGGTTTTATGGGAGAGAACCTGGAATCCTGAGCACATTCCCAGTATGAACTTCCCCTGACTGTCCATTTTCATAATAACACTGGCCACTTCAGGGGTGATGCTCTGGGACTCCATAATGCTCCCCCCAGGGATTATGAGGCCATCCAGAACATGGTGTGCCTTTTCTCCGTTTACCAATCCACTATCATTTAATAGATGAGTGGGTAGTTTTCCAAAGTCTTCGAAATTGGGTAGTGATCCTTTAACATACAGGATGCCTATTTTTTTCATCTTTTGCTATGTTTATGAAACCTAATCTTAAATGTTTTCATGGATCAAAAATCGATCAAAATTTTATGATCACAATTTGAAATACTTGAAAAAATAAGTATAAAAAGTTATTAATGGTTCATTCCTCTAATTTTTCCAGTTCAATGGCTTTTGTTTCTGGAAATGCCCATATAAATATGGCAACGCTTAAAGCAAAAATAGATCCAAGGAATATTCCACTTCCAAGGCCGTATTGGGTCCCAATTAAAGCAATTAAAACTGGAGTTAAGAATTGAGTTCCTCGGGCCAGGTTAAAACTAGAGCCCATTGCAGTGCTTCTTAATCTTGTTGGGAATAATTCAGAAACTAAAGGGCCAAACCCACCATATATGCCGGTTCCTATGCCTATCATGAACATGAAAACAAATATTAACTGTGGATAAACTGCAATATAATTCCAAAAGAGTGTGATCATCACCAATCCAACTGCCATGATTAGAGCGAACGATGAAAATGCAGGTCTTCTACCAAATCGATCCGCAATGTATCCAAATGTTAAAAGCCCTAGGATTCCCCCAACCTGGTTTACTATTATCCACATTGCAGATTTAGCTATGGAAAGATGTTTCCCCTGCAAATAGGTTGGTAACCATGAATAAGTAAACCAGTAAGCAGAACTACCCAGTATGGCAAGTATTAATGCCATTAAAAATGTATTTCTGTAAGGTTTCAAAAATAAGGAAATGAATTCATTGCTTTTAATTTTCAAAGATTTTTTTATCCTAGTTTTATCTGCATATTTTTTATTCAGGAGCCATAAATCAGATTCTGGGATTTGTCTTCTGATGATTATTACCAATACTGCAGGTAGAACTGAAATAAGAAAAGCTTCCCTCCATCCGATTATAGGAACAAGTAATCCCCCTACTATTGAAGCTAAAATTAAACCTACCGGATTTCCAGTTTGAAGATATGCGCCAAATCGACCTCTAAGCTTTGCAGGGAATGTTTCATTAACATATGTTTGTCCAGTGGCCCATTCACCACCCACTCCAAGCCCAGTGATGATTCTAAACAGTATTAAGGTTTCTAAACTTGTTGAAAATGCACATAGGAGGGTTCCTATGCTGTATATGATTATCGTTGATTGGAGAACTGTTTTTCGCCCATATTTATCTGATAACACGCCAAATAGTACACCCCCAACTGCTGCCGCAATAATAGATGCGCTCAAGGCATAAGAAAGCATTAAATTAGATAAATGAAGCTCTTGGCCAATGGGAATTACCAGGAACGTGAATAAAATGAGATCGTAGAAATCGAAAACCCAACCTGCCCAGCTAAGCCCAAATATCTTGTAATGAACTCCAGTAGGTCTTTCATAGTGATTCAGGAGTAAATTGCCCATTTTATTCTCCGTGACTGACCAATTTGTCCCCAAAAGTAGATACCCTGAAGATCATTACACTAATACTTGGATCATTACACTAATATTTTTAGTGGCCTCCCATTCCAACTGGACCACTATTTGAAAGTCACCCAGTTACTCCAACGCAGCCATCATCTTTACAATCTTCTCATCATCCAGTGGTTTGGCCTGGAACTGCATTCCCACCGGTATTCCTTTAACGTCTCCTGCAGGAGTACTGGCTGCAGGTATGCCTGCCAGGTTGGCCATGACCGTCAGAATGTCATAGGCATACATTTCCATTGGTTCCAGTGATGTACCCAGTTTATGAGGTAGTTTAGGAACTGTTGGTCCCACCAGTACATCCACGTCTTTCAAGAGTCCGGTGATTTCTTTTCTTATGAGTGAACGGGCCTGTAATGCTTTATTGTAGTATTTACCACTGAATTCTTTCTGGCTGATGTAAGATCCCATCTGAATTCTGCGCAATACTTCCTCTCCACACACTTCTTCGATGCGTTCCCCGTACTTCCGGCCATCGTACTTTCGGGTGGCTGAGAAAAATTCCACATAGTTTATGAGGTAGTAGGTAGGTAGGCATAATTTGAGATAATCAAAGTTTAATTCAACTACTTCTGCCCCTGCCTCCTGCATCTGGTTGATGCGATCTTCAATAATATTAACGATAGGCCCATCAGAGACATCAAAGAATTCCTTCACTACACCCAGCTTCATGCCTTTAAGTACATTTTCAGGATCAGTGATGGATGAAGTGAATTCAGGTACATTCCAGTCGATGGTAGTGCACTCCCGGCGGTCTTCCCCTGCAATAACCTCTAATATCAACGCTATACCACTGGCATCCCTGGAAAAAGGACCAATTTGATCGAAACTCATGGCCAGATCCAGAAGTCCCTGCCTGCTCACTGCACCATAGGTTGGTTTGAATCCCATGACCCCACAGTGGGAAGCAGGGTTACGTATGGATCCCCCTGTATCTGAGCCCAAAGCCAGGTCACACATTCCGGCGGCAACTGCTGCGGCACTGCCTCCACTGGATCCCCCTGGTATGCGTCCTGGAGCTGCTGGGTTGTCAGTGTGCCCGAAGAAAGATGTTTCTGTGGAACTCCCAGCCGCGAATTCATCCATGTTAGTCATTCCAATTATAATCCCATCCTCTGCTTTTATACGACGAACAACCGTAGCATCGTAGCTTCCCTGATAGTTTTCCAGTGTCCGGGAGGCAGCAGTGATGTAGAAATCCTCAACATTGATGTTGCTCTTGATTCCCACCACCATACCAGCTAGTTTTCCAACTTCCTGGCCGTTTTTTATTTTATCATCAATTTCATTTGCCCTTTTCCGGGCTTCATCATAATTAAGTTCAACAAATGCCCTTAGAGTAGGGTTATCCCTTTCTATTTGTTTAATGAATGTTTCCAGATTCTCTTCTGAAGTTAATTCATGATTCTTGATTGATTGTGATTTTTCCAAAATATTCATATTCCCACCTAAATGTGTGAGTAGCGGATCTGTACCTAGCGAATGTACCCATCTAGTTAATCATTATCATCATTGATTTAGAAAATTAATCTTATTATATTTACCATTACCAAGATATTTACCCTTTCTGTTGGGTTAAAAATGAAAATATTAATGTCCACCATAACAAGCTCTGCACTGTTTTTAAAATATCATCTGATTTCATGGAAAATTCGGTCTTCAGGGAAGCTCTGTCATCTAGAGGAACTCCTCTTCCAAGGAAACTCATATTCCAGAAAACCTATTTTCTAGGGATTCTGCATTCTATGTTTTTAGGAAATTTATAAAATCACTGGCAGTCATGTACCCCACGTTTCTACGTATTTCTTTACCATTTGCATCAAGGAGTACCATGGTGGGAATAACATTGGAATTAAAACGACTGGCCTGTTCTGGACTGGTATCAACGTTTATCTTCATAACCGAATACGTAGATAATTTTTGCTGGACATCAGGGTTGTTGAGAGTTTCTGACTCAAATTGTCGGCAGGCCGAACATCTTGGAGCATATAAAACCACCAGTATGGGAGCATGAGCTGCCTGAACTTCAGGGGGCATCATATCCCGGTAAGATGGACTCATGGAAGAAAATATCCCGGGTAAACTGAATAACAGAATTAAAAAAAATACTCCAAATACACCCACTGCAATAAAACCCTTGGATTGGGCATCTAAATTACTGAAAAATCCCTTATTTCTACTTTCTTTATGTTCCGGAGATTCTTTCTCCGATGCAATTTGAGAATCATGGTTACTCCTGTGGTTTTTATAGTAATCATATTTAGTGGAGTAGTACCCTAACTCACCCCCACAACCACATTCCAGTTGGAAGTCTTCAGGGGATTCCCCTTCTTCCAGCTCATAGTAATTTCCACACTCTTCACAGATCAAATAGGGCATGCGCCCCTCCCCTGAATTTAACTATTGTATTTTAATTAATTTTAATTTGAGGATCCCAGTTTTGTCATTTCTAAAATTTACCATTTTTCTTAGCCAGATTCTAGAAGTTTATACATTCTATTTATTATCTGCACTTTTTAGCTGTTTTACAATGCGTTTACTATGCATTTATAAACTGAAATAAATTTCCCAAGTCCAGTACACCCATGAGGTACAGTATCAGTATGAGAATGGGCTGGTGCAGGAGATAGATCAGCAGCGAATGCTGCCCTAAAAAGCTGAATATCCCTGTAGATTGGTTTTTTGAAAGGTCTGGAATTTGGAATCTCCTTTTATAATCTTGATAAAGTGTTTTCCCTGCAAAAAGGCCCAGTGAAACCACTCCCAGCCAGGGGAGTAATGGGAAGTAATCCACGGTTACAAATTCTGCAGGTTTTAAACCCAACCATAAAAGCCAGGGATAGTTGACTGTGAACTGGGCCAGGAGAAGCCCGGTAACTATGAAGATAATTCCAAGGATTAAATTAAGGTATTTTTTATTTAAAAATGGATATTCCAGGATTATTGCTATTCCAATGAAATGCAGTACTCCAAAGACTATGAAGTCCTCGGGTATGAAAATCCAGGTTACCAGGGTGATCAATAAACCTAGAGAAAATAGTTTAATTCCCCTTTTGAGATATTTTAGGAACAGACTCTTTTTTTCCTGTTTTTGGCCCTTGAGTTCGGCCCTGGTGTGACTGAGGGTAAGAGAAACCCCCACCAGAAACAGGAATATAAATGCAGTTGACCTGGCAAACCACCACCAAAGACCCGATGAAACATTAAAAGGGAATACCCCAAAGTAAGTAAGATCAAAGACCAGATGATAGGTTACCATCATCAGTATTGCTAGACCGCGCAGGACGTCTATTTCCCAGAAACGTTTGTTTAAATCCGTCATTTTCCCTAGAAGATTTAATGGTAAATATTGGGCGCCTTAAGTTCTTATTTGCTTTTATGTCATGAAGCTTATTAAAATCCCTATGCCACCTTTATTTCCTAAAAAGTGTTCTTATATGCACAAATAGTTAAAGTTAAATGTTTCCATCATCATAAAAATCCACGGGCAAGTCCCCACTATAAAAGAACCTTTGATTATTTATAGAAGTGTTTGATTGATTTTTTAATTTAAATGGTTTAATTTAAGAGGTGCAAACATGTCTGGAACTCTTTTACTGAAACAAAGCGAGACTAAAGAACTTATTAACATGAAAGAAGTTGTTGAATCAGTTGAAACCGCTTTTAAGGCTTATGCAGAGCGTGATGTGCAGATGCCTGCCAAGGAGTACCTATTTTTCCACGAAGGAGATCTCAGGATCATGCCCTGTTACGTGCGGAGCAGTGAAGAGGCAGGGGTTAAATGCGTGAATGTGCATCCTAAAAATCCCACAGAAAACCAGTTACCCACTGTGATGGCAGTCATTGAACTGGTAGATCCAGCAACTGGCTTCCCCCTGGCAGTCATGGATGGAACCCTAATAACCGACTTGCGGACCGGTGCAGCAGCAGGAGTGGCTACCAAATATCTTGCCCGGCCAGACTCGGAGACTCTGGGAATAATTGGTGCCGGGAAACAGGCTTGCACCCAGTTAATGGCCCTGAACGAGGTCATGGATATTACAAAGGCCAAGGTTTTCTGCAGAACCTGCAGTACCCGGACCAATTTTGCTAAAACCGCATCAAAACTCTATGGTTTTGATGTGGAAGCCGTTGAAACTGCCCAAGAAGCTGTGAAGAATGTTGACGTGATTGTAACCACTACCCCCTCACGGAAGCCCCTGATCAGTGCCGACTGGATCAGTCCCGGAACCCATATCAACGCCATGGGTGCCGATGCCCCCAGCAAACAGGAACTGGAAACCCGGTTACTCTTAAAGTCAAGGATCATTATTGATTCATGGGATCAGGCCAGCCACAGCGGGGAAATTAACGTTCCGGTCTCCCAGGGAGTCATAAAACAAAAAGATATCCATGCCAAACTGGGTGATGTGGTCATTGGAAAAGAAACCGGCAGAGAAGGAGATGAGATCACCATTTTTGACTCCACTGGCCTGGCAGTTCAGGATGTGGTAACTGCAGGACTCATCTACCGTAGAGCCAGAGAACAGGGTATTGGAGTGGATTTTGACTTTATAAGTTAATCAAAATCCCTTATTTACTTTTTGCAGGGGTTGGGAAGTGCAACCTCTCCTATTTAGTAAGATATATAGGTTTGAAAGTTCAATCTAGTTCTGGTGATGCGAATGTACCAGAAAGTAAATCGAAGCGAAGTCCTGAATAAAATGGGCCATGTATACGAACGCTTCCGGTTCTTATCCAGAACCCGATCCCTCACAGATGACCAGATTGAAAATATTGACCAGCAGTTATCCCTGATTATAGAGGTGCTTAACCAGCCCAGACCATGATCAATGCATGTATTCGGGGGTTTTACGTTATAACTAAATAATATTAAT
Proteins encoded in this window:
- the sepS gene encoding O-phosphoserine--tRNA ligase; the encoded protein is MKKKEILKLAKRDFEKAWVETGKSLKNPHHDDEYPRLHFQPGRTHPLSDTMAQLRQAYLLLGFEETLNPLFIEEEHVYRQFGPEAPAVLDRCFYLAGLPRPDIGISMEKIAQIESMGVSLDEDKINGLKEVFRSYKKGNTSGDDLVHDVSSALEVLDETGLRVMERVFPELKELTPISSKTTLRSHMTSGWFITLESLHQNSQLPVKLFSIDRCFRREQREDASHLMTYHSASCVWMDDEVSLDLGMAVSESLLEYFGFQKFKFLPDEKKSKYYIPGTQTEVYGYHPKLKEWVEVATFGLYSPIALAKYGIDQEVMNLGVGAERIAMILGGHEDIREMVYPHTYGKWSLSDREIASMLRMNLYPVTDDGRKLMDSIINTAIEHGETNSPCEFTSFQGEFMGKDLEVKIVEPEAGTKLLGPASWNRVHVYDGNIVGVPQPAKIERFQSPGDVADDIMGNLGKEVMDDLAIQAMKKGIPTGISYMAGVAAQAAYHMEEMMVSGEEQIKLRTTIAKSPSDINLKLDELAMRYINSRNKVIDIRGPIFCTITGEIKE
- a CDS encoding endonuclease V produces the protein MNHNHRVAKQLLDERYINVAAQKHHTSDEFQLIKVNNHTIGAFFKGKYVSVGHEISLKTALNIVEKLSVFNTP
- a CDS encoding DUF120 domain-containing protein is translated as MEIKGKIISGTHKGSYFMSLEAYQEEFGKKLKFKPFPGTLNLQISKENRVLIQDMCDKVGIIKGTGNYGDVKFLPAKLNGTVNGAILFPFKTQHPSEILEFVAEENLRITLKLKDGDEAILTID
- the ribB gene encoding 3,4-dihydroxy-2-butanone-4-phosphate synthase, whose product is MIQKAIESFKKGEIVLIFDSDNRERETDMIMAAEFMTPQHMTTIRNDAGGLFCVPISSEISDNLGIPFMTDLMDAASDEYPVLAELTPNDIPYDEKSAFSITVNHRKTFTGITDNDRACTIKELGLLCKNGNFQDFGKYFRAPGHVTLLRSTKDHVLKRRGHTEMSIALAEMAGITPVAVCCEMMDDETGGSMNTDKVGEYAKKNDLVFLSGAELIEAYHEFKGI
- a CDS encoding AAA family ATPase — its product is MKKIGILYVKGSLPNFEDFGKLPTHLLNDSGLVNGEKAHHVLDGLIIPGGSIMESQSITPEVASVIMKMDSQGKFILGMCSGFQVLSHKTDIGRKSPCPVEREGLGILDVTFHPLIGTDRVQAEIADESFLTSGMVGQTITGFHCHTYGDIRGDAHPVLFSQVKRTDYADNPRKILAGVRNDEGNVVGTMIHGSLDENPSLTGNILQYLDADEEETHQIHLANQELLKKIKGEIGIGFDIYADYRLPSDTKGVYGKISPNNQEADELPPFLMIVSTGSDSGKTFLTTGMVGALRRKGCRVGVLKVGPDTRDLVPALYLNKEPMVNFSSIKIGGLGWKDLEEIINGLKGQLYDLILIEGVMSVFTGLLNEKTPFSAAEIAKAGNIPTIMVSGCNKGGIETAALDLVSHIQMLQKMGIKTSGAILNKVYHDKIAENASNYIKKTTGLDWVGSVPKAQLAARGGTPEVELKLEEFCLKAMETVEKHLDVDEILEMAQKPKFTGYSSYDDILDIYLS
- a CDS encoding MFS transporter; the encoded protein is MGNLLLNHYERPTGVHYKIFGLSWAGWVFDFYDLILFTFLVIPIGQELHLSNLMLSYALSASIIAAAVGGVLFGVLSDKYGRKTVLQSTIIIYSIGTLLCAFSTSLETLILFRIITGLGVGGEWATGQTYVNETFPAKLRGRFGAYLQTGNPVGLILASIVGGLLVPIIGWREAFLISVLPAVLVIIIRRQIPESDLWLLNKKYADKTRIKKSLKIKSNEFISLFLKPYRNTFLMALILAILGSSAYWFTYSWLPTYLQGKHLSIAKSAMWIIVNQVGGILGLLTFGYIADRFGRRPAFSSFALIMAVGLVMITLFWNYIAVYPQLIFVFMFMIGIGTGIYGGFGPLVSELFPTRLRSTAMGSSFNLARGTQFLTPVLIALIGTQYGLGSGIFLGSIFALSVAIFIWAFPETKAIELEKLEE
- the gatA gene encoding Asp-tRNA(Asn)/Glu-tRNA(Gln) amidotransferase subunit GatA codes for the protein MNILEKSQSIKNHELTSEENLETFIKQIERDNPTLRAFVELNYDEARKRANEIDDKIKNGQEVGKLAGMVVGIKSNINVEDFYITAASRTLENYQGSYDATVVRRIKAEDGIIIGMTNMDEFAAGSSTETSFFGHTDNPAAPGRIPGGSSGGSAAAVAAGMCDLALGSDTGGSIRNPASHCGVMGFKPTYGAVSRQGLLDLAMSFDQIGPFSRDASGIALILEVIAGEDRRECTTIDWNVPEFTSSITDPENVLKGMKLGVVKEFFDVSDGPIVNIIEDRINQMQEAGAEVVELNFDYLKLCLPTYYLINYVEFFSATRKYDGRKYGERIEEVCGEEVLRRIQMGSYISQKEFSGKYYNKALQARSLIRKEITGLLKDVDVLVGPTVPKLPHKLGTSLEPMEMYAYDILTVMANLAGIPAASTPAGDVKGIPVGMQFQAKPLDDEKIVKMMAALE
- a CDS encoding thioredoxin fold domain-containing protein, with amino-acid sequence MPYLICEECGNYYELEEGESPEDFQLECGCGGELGYYSTKYDYYKNHRSNHDSQIASEKESPEHKESRNKGFFSNLDAQSKGFIAVGVFGVFFLILLFSLPGIFSSMSPSYRDMMPPEVQAAHAPILVVLYAPRCSACRQFESETLNNPDVQQKLSTYSVMKINVDTSPEQASRFNSNVIPTMVLLDANGKEIRRNVGYMTASDFINFLKT
- a CDS encoding heparan-alpha-glucosaminide N-acetyltransferase yields the protein MTDLNKRFWEIDVLRGLAILMMVTYHLVFDLTYFGVFPFNVSSGLWWWFARSTAFIFLFLVGVSLTLSHTRAELKGQKQEKKSLFLKYLKRGIKLFSLGLLITLVTWIFIPEDFIVFGVLHFIGIAIILEYPFLNKKYLNLILGIIFIVTGLLLAQFTVNYPWLLWLGLKPAEFVTVDYFPLLPWLGVVSLGLFAGKTLYQDYKRRFQIPDLSKNQSTGIFSFLGQHSLLIYLLHQPILILILYLMGVLDLGNLFQFINA
- the ala gene encoding alanine dehydrogenase translates to MSGTLLLKQSETKELINMKEVVESVETAFKAYAERDVQMPAKEYLFFHEGDLRIMPCYVRSSEEAGVKCVNVHPKNPTENQLPTVMAVIELVDPATGFPLAVMDGTLITDLRTGAAAGVATKYLARPDSETLGIIGAGKQACTQLMALNEVMDITKAKVFCRTCSTRTNFAKTASKLYGFDVEAVETAQEAVKNVDVIVTTTPSRKPLISADWISPGTHINAMGADAPSKQELETRLLLKSRIIIDSWDQASHSGEINVPVSQGVIKQKDIHAKLGDVVIGKETGREGDEITIFDSTGLAVQDVVTAGLIYRRAREQGIGVDFDFIS